The Sulfurospirillum arsenophilum NBRC 109478 nucleotide sequence GAAAAGAAGAGAACGACAGCGATGATGATCTACGTCGATGCCGATGCCTTTCCCAATACGCTCAAAGAAATTCTTCTTCGAGCGGTCTTTAAACGCGGCATCACGACCCATTTTATTGCCAATAAAAAAATACCGCTTCAAGACTCACCTCTCCTTACGATGATTATCGTAGCGCAAGGGGCAGATGAGGCGGATCACTACATCGTCGAACACGCGGAAAGCTCAGACTTGGTTATAACCGCTGACATCCCTTTAGCTGACAGGCTGGTCAGCAAAGGTGTCCTTGCCCTTGATCCTAGAGGCACGATTTACGATGAGAGCAACATCAAAAGTCTGCTCGCCATGCGCAATCTTATGCAAGAGCTCAGAGATGCTGGAGAGATCACTGGAGGGCCTAGTGCCATCGGTGAAAAACAAAAAAGAGCCTTTGCAGATGCGCTGAACGCCCTCTTACAAAAAATTCCTACGAAACGCTAACCTCTTTACATGTAAATCTCTCAAAACTTTTTTCCCATCTCCATTTTTGCAGAATTAGGCAATGATATTACACTATCGTTCTATCGTAAAATCCTACTT carries:
- a CDS encoding YaiI/YqxD family protein, whose protein sequence is MMIYVDADAFPNTLKEILLRAVFKRGITTHFIANKKIPLQDSPLLTMIIVAQGADEADHYIVEHAESSDLVITADIPLADRLVSKGVLALDPRGTIYDESNIKSLLAMRNLMQELRDAGEITGGPSAIGEKQKRAFADALNALLQKIPTKR